The Stenotrophomonas sp. ASS1 genome segment CACGCGATGGCGCAGCACGTCGGCGGCAACCGCACGCACGTCATCGGGGGTGACGAAATCGCGGCCAGCCAACCAGGCGCGCGCGCGTGCACAGCGTTCCAGCGCGATGGAACCGCGCGGGCTGGCGCCCCATGCAATGCGGCGGCCAAGGCCAGCGTCATAGCGCGACGGATCACGCGAGGCCAGCACCAGCTCGATCAGGTAGCGTTCCAGCGCCGGCGCCATGTGCAGGTCCAGCACTTCGCGGCGGGCATCGAACACATCCTGCATCGGCAGCTTTTCCGGCGCTTGTGCGGCTTCGCCCAACGCACCACGGGCTCGCTCGCGAGCCAGGCGCAGGATCTCCGATTCGGCGGCCTGGTCCGGGTAGCCGATGCGCACATGCATCAGGAAACGGTCCAACTGCGCTTCCGGCAGCGGGAAGGTGCCTTCCTGCTCGATCGGGTTCTGCGTGGCCATCACCAGGAACAGCGGCGGCAGCGCGTAGGTGTGGCGGCCCACGGTGACCTGGCGCTCGCCCATCGCTTCCAGCAGTGCCGACTGCACCTTGGCTGGCGCGCGGTTGATTTCATCGGCCAGCAGGATCGGATGGAAGATCGGGCCGGGTACGAATTCGAAGCGGCCTTCCTGCGGGCGCCAGATCTCGGTGCCGGTCAGGTCGGCCGGCAGCAGGTCCGGGGTGAACTGCACGCGGGCGAAGTCGGCCTCCAGGCGCGAGGCCAGCGCGCGGATCGCCGTGGTCTTGGCCAGGCCCGGAGCGCCTTCCACCAGCAGGTGGCCATCGGCCAGCAGCGCGATCAGCAGGCGTTCGACCAGCGCGGCCTGGCCGACGATCTCGGCCGACAATGCGTCGCGCAG includes the following:
- a CDS encoding MoxR family ATPase; this translates as MNLPPPMPETVSPPSAPATSRLHAAFSQLRDALSAEIVGQAALVERLLIALLADGHLLVEGAPGLAKTTAIRALASRLEADFARVQFTPDLLPADLTGTEIWRPQEGRFEFVPGPIFHPILLADEINRAPAKVQSALLEAMGERQVTVGRHTYALPPLFLVMATQNPIEQEGTFPLPEAQLDRFLMHVRIGYPDQAAESEILRLARERARGALGEAAQAPEKLPMQDVFDARREVLDLHMAPALERYLIELVLASRDPSRYDAGLGRRIAWGASPRGSIALERCARARAWLAGRDFVTPDDVRAVAADVLRHRVLPSYEATAEGWDGERLVQELLARVPAP